The following coding sequences are from one Fusobacterium varium window:
- the selD gene encoding selenide, water dikinase SelD codes for MGPEVLSDVLSTLPSVEDKNLIVGFDKSDDAAVYKLTDEIAMIQTLDFFTPMVDDPYIFGQIAAANSLSDVYAMGGTPKTAMNIVCFPEKMDINILGEVLRGGAEKVAEAGAVLSGGHSIHDPEIKYGLSVTGIAHPDKILKNHGCQNGDILICTKKLGTGIVTTASKVGLASENAINTSIKNMTTLNKYAGEIIIKYPVTACTDITGFGFLGHAYEMASNSNKTLIFEKDFIPFIEEAKGYAQDFLITTGGQKNRNFVGNNVDFQNVPLWLQEILFDPQTSGGLLFSIPAQYVSDLMREFSSANVDAVIIGSVVEKEKKFIIVR; via the coding sequence ATAGGACCGGAGGTTCTTAGTGATGTTTTATCTACTCTTCCAAGTGTGGAAGATAAAAATCTGATTGTAGGTTTTGATAAGTCTGATGATGCTGCTGTATATAAATTAACTGATGAAATAGCAATGATACAAACATTGGACTTCTTTACTCCTATGGTTGATGATCCATATATTTTCGGACAGATAGCTGCTGCAAACTCTTTAAGTGATGTTTATGCTATGGGAGGAACTCCTAAAACAGCTATGAACATCGTTTGTTTTCCAGAAAAAATGGATATCAATATTTTAGGAGAAGTTTTAAGAGGAGGAGCTGAAAAAGTAGCTGAAGCTGGAGCTGTCTTAAGTGGTGGACACTCTATTCACGATCCAGAGATTAAGTATGGACTTTCTGTAACTGGTATAGCTCATCCTGATAAAATTTTAAAAAATCATGGTTGCCAAAATGGTGATATACTCATCTGTACTAAAAAACTTGGTACTGGTATTGTAACTACTGCATCTAAAGTAGGATTAGCAAGTGAAAATGCCATAAATACATCTATAAAAAATATGACTACTTTAAATAAATATGCTGGAGAGATAATTATCAAATATCCTGTTACTGCTTGTACAGATATTACAGGATTTGGTTTCCTAGGACACGCCTATGAAATGGCATCAAATTCAAATAAAACTTTGATATTTGAAAAAGATTTTATTCCTTTTATTGAAGAGGCTAAGGGGTATGCACAAGATTTTCTTATTACTACTGGAGGACAGAAAAATAGAAATTTTGTAGGTAACAATGTAGATTTTCAAAATGTCCCTCTATGGTTACAAGAGATTCTTTTTGATCCTCAAACTTCAGGAGGACTTCTATTTTCAATCCCTGCTCAATATGTCAGTGATTTGATGAGAGAGTTTTCTTCAGCTAATGTTGATGCTGTAATTATAGGAAGTGTTGTAGAAAAAGAGAAAAAATTTATTATTGTGAGGTAA
- a CDS encoding L-seryl-tRNA(Sec) selenium transferase, which translates to MKNELFRQLPKVDILMNNALLKDLSLNLDYNSFYEIVTTGIDTFRNKIKNNEINSFTEEEIIYEIILLAKKNEERKFKNVINGTGVILHTNLGRAIFSERVAEKLKKIVTGYSNLEFDLATGGRGSRYQLLEEIVCKVTGAEGAMLVNNNAAAVILCLSEFAKNKKTIVSRGELVEIGGSFRIPEIMELSGTILKEVGTTNKTNIRDYERAIEEDTGVLLKVHTSNYKIIGFTDSVSKNEIAQLGKENSIITIDDIGSGVLIDYEKYGLSKEPTVQESLKSGIDIVTFSGDKMLGGAQCGIIVGKKELIERLKKNPFTRAFRVDKMSITVMEEIFRYYLDEKKAINEIPVLKMLTEKPEKTNIRAEKLRDLLKEKGIETRVIKTEALVGGGAMPDEKIRSYGVAFKSDIHSLEERFRKCDIPIIGRTKENMFILDLKTIREEEFQYIVEEAEKIIL; encoded by the coding sequence ATGAAAAATGAACTTTTTAGGCAACTGCCAAAAGTTGATATTCTTATGAATAATGCCTTATTAAAAGATCTTAGTCTTAATTTAGATTACAATAGTTTTTATGAAATAGTAACTACTGGAATAGATACTTTTAGAAATAAAATAAAGAACAATGAGATCAATAGTTTTACAGAAGAGGAAATTATATACGAAATCATATTATTAGCTAAAAAAAATGAAGAGAGAAAATTTAAAAATGTTATAAATGGTACTGGAGTTATTTTACACACAAATTTAGGTAGAGCTATTTTTAGTGAAAGAGTAGCTGAAAAACTGAAAAAAATAGTCACTGGTTACTCTAATCTTGAATTTGATCTAGCAACTGGTGGCAGAGGAAGCAGATATCAACTTTTAGAAGAGATTGTCTGCAAGGTTACAGGAGCTGAAGGAGCTATGCTTGTAAATAATAATGCTGCAGCTGTAATTTTATGTTTAAGTGAGTTTGCTAAAAATAAAAAAACTATTGTTTCTAGAGGAGAGTTAGTAGAGATAGGTGGTTCATTTAGAATCCCAGAGATTATGGAGCTGTCAGGAACTATTTTAAAAGAGGTAGGAACTACAAATAAAACAAATATTAGAGATTACGAAAGAGCCATTGAAGAAGATACAGGAGTTCTTTTAAAAGTTCATACCTCTAATTATAAGATAATTGGTTTTACTGATTCAGTAAGTAAAAATGAGATAGCTCAACTTGGAAAAGAAAACAGTATCATTACTATTGATGATATTGGTAGTGGAGTTCTTATTGACTATGAAAAATATGGTTTAAGCAAAGAGCCAACAGTTCAAGAAAGCTTAAAATCTGGTATAGATATAGTTACTTTTAGTGGAGATAAGATGCTAGGTGGAGCTCAATGTGGAATTATTGTAGGAAAAAAAGAGTTAATTGAAAGATTAAAGAAAAATCCTTTCACTCGAGCTTTTAGAGTTGATAAAATGAGCATTACTGTAATGGAAGAGATTTTTAGATATTACTTAGATGAAAAAAAAGCTATAAATGAAATTCCTGTTTTAAAAATGTTAACTGAAAAACCTGAAAAAACTAATATAAGAGCTGAGAAATTAAGAGATCTATTAAAAGAAAAAGGGATTGAAACAAGAGTAATTAAAACAGAAGCTTTAGTTGGTGGTGGAGCTATGCCAGACGAAAAAATTAGAAGTTATGGTGTTGCTTTTAAAAGTGATATTCACTCTTTAGAAGAAAGATTTAGAAAATGTGATATTCCTATAATCGGCAGAACAAAAGAGAATATGTTTATTCTCGATCTAAAAACTATTAGAGAAGAGGAGTTTCAATATATTGTAGAAGAGGCAGAGAAAATAATATTATGA